Proteins encoded by one window of Primulina huaijiensis isolate GDHJ02 chromosome 1, ASM1229523v2, whole genome shotgun sequence:
- the LOC140973583 gene encoding probable mitochondrial-processing peptidase subunit beta, mitochondrial: protein MTTRHLLNLTRRSPRPIHSFTSLHSLSTAVVDATAPALPAPPPPTAMIYDRLAESVKHKLKKLEHPDHRFLQYNSPHPTPDIHTEILSAPLTRVTTLPNGLRIATESSLASKTATVGVFIDAGSRFESEESNGTAHFLEHMIFKGTERRTARELEEEIENMGGHLNAYTSREQTTYYAKVMDKDVPIALDILSDILQNSKFDEQRINRERDVILREMEEVEGQTEEVIFDHLHATAFQYTPLGRTILGPAENIRTIGKEHLRNYIVSHYTAPRLVVAAAGAVKHEDIVEQVKKLFTKLSTDPTTTSDLVAKEPAIFTGSEIRMIDDGIPLAQFAVAFEGASWTDPDSIALMVMQSMLGSWNKNAGGGKHMGSELAQRVGINEIAESMMAFNTNYKDTGLFGVYAVAKPDCLDDLAYAIMYEITKLCYRVSEADMIRARNQLKSSLLLHIDGTSPVAEDIGRQLLTYGRRLSYAELFARIDSVDASTVKRVANRFIFDRDVAITAMGPVQGLPDYNWFRRRTYWLRY, encoded by the exons ATGACGACACGCCACCTGCTAAACCTCACCCGCCGCTCTCCAAGGCCAATCCATTCATTCACTTCCCTCCACAGCCTCTCCACTGCCGTGGTCGATGCTACTGCCCCCGCCCTTCCTGCTCCTCCGCCGCCAACCGCAATGATCTACGATCGATTAGCTGAATCCGTTAAGCATAAGCTCAAAAAGCTCGAACACCCTGATCATCGCTTCCTCCAATACAACTCACCCCACCCAACACCAGATATTCATACCGAAATCCTTTCAGCTCCTCTGACCCGAGTCACGACACTCCCCAACGGCCTCCGCATTGCCACTGAGTCTTCACTCGCTTCTAAAACCGCCACCGTTGGGGTTTTCATCGACGCAGGATCGAGGTTTGAGAGTGAAGAATCAAATGGCACGGCGCACTTTTTGGAGCACATGATATTTAAAGGGACGGAGAGGAGGACTGCGAGGGAATTGGAAGAGGAAATCGAAAATATGGGAGGACATTTGAATGCTTACACTTCGAGAGAGCAGACTACCTATTACGCTAAAGTGATGGATAAAGACGTGCCGATTGCGCTGGATATTTTATCTGATATTTTGCAGAATTCTAAGTTTGATGAGCAGAGGATTAATCGTGAGCGGGATGTTATTCTCCGCGAGATGGAGGAG GTTGAAGGACAAACTGAAGAAGTTATATTTGATCACCTTCATGCCACTGCTTTCCAGTACACGCCTTTGGGTCGAACAATACTTGGACCCGCTGAAAATATCAGGACAATAGGAAAAGAACATCTACGTAATTACATAGTATCTCACTACACTGCTCCAAGATTG GTGGTCGCTGCTGCAGGTGCTGTCAAGCATGAAGATATTGTTGAGCAAGTGAAGAAATTATTTACGAAGTTGTCAACAGACCCAACGACAACTTCTGACTTAGTTGCTAAAGAACCTGCAATATTCACTGGCTCAGAG ATCAGGATGATTGATGATGGCATTCCTCTAGCCCAATTTGCGGTTGCTTTTGAGGGGGCCTCTTGGACAGATCCAGATTCAATTGCTTTAATGGTCATGCAGTCGATGTTGGGTTCTTGGAATAAAAATGCTGGTGGCGGGAAGCATATGGG TTCTGAGCTTGCTCAGAGGGTAGGTATCAATGAAATAGCGGAGAGCATGATGGCTTTCAATACCAACTACAAAGACACTGGTTTATTTGGTGTTTATGCCGTTGCCAAG CCTGATTGCTTGGATGATTTGGCCTATGCAATTATGTATGAGATAACCAAGCTATGTTATCGAGTATCAGAAGCTGATATGATTCGTGCTCGTAACCAG TTGAAATCTTCGCTGCTGCTTCACATTGATGGAACCAGTCCTGTTGCTGAAGATATTGGCCGTCAG CTGCTTACATATGGTAGAAGGCTCTCGTATGCGGAACTGTTTGCCCGGATAGATTCTGTAGATGCTAGCACTGTCAAACGTGTTGCTAACCGATTTATATTTGATAGA GACGTCGCAATTACTGCGATGGGGCCTGTCCAGGGGCTGCCCGACTACAATTGGTTCAGACGCAGGACCTACTGGCTTCGTTACTAG
- the LOC140973598 gene encoding protein RIK-like isoform X3: MRNLMTADNFPRVLSSESDSSSTKQRKRRKWDQPDERLISDGVLTNVGTLARIVLPTVSPLSGAAMATPFSPSVANPSQVVQSRIQDELISREIIINDADSAIRYKLTKRQTQEEIQKCTSAVVITRGKYRPPNAPPDGERPLYLHISAAAHLETTAERIKAVDLGAAMVEEMLKQGSVNNEVKVDRTLTTCVFLGFEADPSWNIASRICGPNGQYVNHIMNETGATVLLRGHGSGSSKNEPTEVAQQPLHLLLSSNDPKSLEHAKLLAENLLDTISGERGARRASHCNLYDAVPPPSQLEAGLQSIVNSPNPNYVSSSSSTALASVNNVASKCYVSQSIGESNPGVAYPHTLSISGTTSYIGYGGIYPQATPLQQVALALRQSTSPVTAAVSPMTTAVSVKPLTEESPSVNNKWTKKRKFRELPATIKGPVKAIQKNLQGSEFPMPRELTSHVGARDVSTVIAPKKSVLQSFGGMPPPPPRKINSLPKLNENSTMHKSKPDIIPDTLINIMEYGDDDDDDDVEVETFKKQSGTAVFPKPFWAV; this comes from the exons ATGCGGAATCTAATGACAGCGGACAATTTTCCTAGGGTTTTATCCTCTGAATCCGATTCTTCTTCAACCAAGCAAAG aaaaagaagaaagtggGATCAGCCAGATGAGAGGTTGATTTCTGATGGAGTATTGACAAATGTTGGAACTTTGGCCAGGATAGTTTTGCCCACTGTCTCTCCCTTATCTGGTGCTGCGATGGCTACCCCATTTTCCCCATCTGTTGCCAACCCATCGCAAGTAGTTCAG TCTAGAATCCAAGATGAATTAATATCAAGAGAAATTATCATAAATGATGCTGATTCTGCCATACGTTATAAGCTTACAAAGCGTCAAACACAAGAAGAG ATTCAGAAGTGCACAAGTGCGGTGGTGATTACCCG GGGCAAATATCGGCCCCCTAATGCACCCCCTGATGGTGAAAGACCTCTATATCTTCATATATCTGCAGCGGCACAT TTGGAAACGACTGCAGAACGAATCAAAGCAGTTGATCTTGGAGCTGCTATGGTAGAAGAAATGCTGAAGCAGGGATCAGTGAACAATGAAGTCAAG GTTGACCGCACATTAACTACCTGTGTCTTTTTGGGCTTTGAGGCAGACCCATCATGGAACATCGCGTCTCGCATCTGTGGCCCAAAT GGCCAGTATGTAAACCACATTATGAATGAAACAGGAGCAACAGTCTTACTAAGAGGACATGGTTCTGGAAGTTCTAAAAATGAGCCAACTGAAG TTGCCCAGCAACCATTGCATTTGTTATTGTCGAGCAATGATCCAAAAAGTCTTGAACATGCAAAGCTTTTGGCAGAAAATCTTTTGGACACAATTAGTGGTGAACGTGGTGCCCGTAG GGCTTCACATTGTAATTTATATGATGCAGTTCCACCTCCATCTCAATTGGAGGCTGGACTGCAGAGCATCGTGAATTCGCCAAATCCCAATTATGTATCCTCCTCCAGTTCAACTGCTCTTGCTAGTGTCAATAATGTTGCCTCCAAGTGTTACGTATCTCAGTCTATCGGGGAGTCAAATCCTGGCGTTGCTTATCCTCATACTTTATCAATCAGTGGAACGACAAGCTATATTGGTTATGGAGGGATATATCCACAAGCCACACCTTTGCAACAAGTTGCCTTAGCCCTTAGACAGTCAACTTCCCCAGTCACTGCTGCTGTTTCTCCCATGACAACAGCAGTAAGCGTTAAGCCACTGACGGAGGAATCACCTTCTGTGAATAATAAATGGACCAAAAAGCGGAAGTTTCGGGAGTTGCCTGCAACTATAAAAGGACCAGTGAAAGCCATTCAG AAGAATTTACAGGGATCAGAATTTCCAATGCCACGTGAACTAACATCACATGTAGGTGCAAGAGACGTTTCAACTGTTATAGCTCCCAAGAAGTCTGTCTTGCAGTCATTTGGTGGAATGCCCCCACCCCCTCCGCGAAAGATCAACTCGTTACCGAAACTGAATGAAAACAGCACCATGCATAAATCAAAACCGGATATTATCCCCG atactttaattaatataatggaATATGGTGACGACGACGACGATGACGACGTTGAGGTGGAGACATTTAAAAAGCAATCAGGGACAGCAGTTTTTCCGAAACCTTTCTGGGCGGTTTGA
- the LOC140973598 gene encoding protein RIK-like isoform X1 translates to MRNLMTADNFPRVLSSESDSSSTKQRKRRKWDQPDERLISDGVLTNVGTLARIVLPTVSPLSGAAMATPFSPSVANPSQVVQVPLQQVAATIVQNLVQSRIQDELISREIIINDADSAIRYKLTKRQTQEEIQKCTSAVVITRGKYRPPNAPPDGERPLYLHISAAAHLETTAERIKAVDLGAAMVEEMLKQGSVNNEVKVDRTLTTCVFLGFEADPSWNIASRICGPNGQYVNHIMNETGATVLLRGHGSGSSKNEPTEVAQQPLHLLLSSNDPKSLEHAKLLAENLLDTISGERGARRASHCNLYDAVPPPSQLEAGLQSIVNSPNPNYVSSSSSTALASVNNVASKCYVSQSIGESNPGVAYPHTLSISGTTSYIGYGGIYPQATPLQQVALALRQSTSPVTAAVSPMTTAVSVKPLTEESPSVNNKWTKKRKFRELPATIKGPVKAIQKNLQGSEFPMPRELTSHVGARDVSTVIAPKKSVLQSFGGMPPPPPRKINSLPKLNENSTMHKSKPDIIPDTLINIMEYGDDDDDDDVEVETFKKQSGTAVFPKPFWAV, encoded by the exons ATGCGGAATCTAATGACAGCGGACAATTTTCCTAGGGTTTTATCCTCTGAATCCGATTCTTCTTCAACCAAGCAAAG aaaaagaagaaagtggGATCAGCCAGATGAGAGGTTGATTTCTGATGGAGTATTGACAAATGTTGGAACTTTGGCCAGGATAGTTTTGCCCACTGTCTCTCCCTTATCTGGTGCTGCGATGGCTACCCCATTTTCCCCATCTGTTGCCAACCCATCGCAAGTAGTTCAGGTGCCTTTGCAGCAAGTTGCTGCGACCATTGTCCAAAATCTTGTTCAA TCTAGAATCCAAGATGAATTAATATCAAGAGAAATTATCATAAATGATGCTGATTCTGCCATACGTTATAAGCTTACAAAGCGTCAAACACAAGAAGAG ATTCAGAAGTGCACAAGTGCGGTGGTGATTACCCG GGGCAAATATCGGCCCCCTAATGCACCCCCTGATGGTGAAAGACCTCTATATCTTCATATATCTGCAGCGGCACAT TTGGAAACGACTGCAGAACGAATCAAAGCAGTTGATCTTGGAGCTGCTATGGTAGAAGAAATGCTGAAGCAGGGATCAGTGAACAATGAAGTCAAG GTTGACCGCACATTAACTACCTGTGTCTTTTTGGGCTTTGAGGCAGACCCATCATGGAACATCGCGTCTCGCATCTGTGGCCCAAAT GGCCAGTATGTAAACCACATTATGAATGAAACAGGAGCAACAGTCTTACTAAGAGGACATGGTTCTGGAAGTTCTAAAAATGAGCCAACTGAAG TTGCCCAGCAACCATTGCATTTGTTATTGTCGAGCAATGATCCAAAAAGTCTTGAACATGCAAAGCTTTTGGCAGAAAATCTTTTGGACACAATTAGTGGTGAACGTGGTGCCCGTAG GGCTTCACATTGTAATTTATATGATGCAGTTCCACCTCCATCTCAATTGGAGGCTGGACTGCAGAGCATCGTGAATTCGCCAAATCCCAATTATGTATCCTCCTCCAGTTCAACTGCTCTTGCTAGTGTCAATAATGTTGCCTCCAAGTGTTACGTATCTCAGTCTATCGGGGAGTCAAATCCTGGCGTTGCTTATCCTCATACTTTATCAATCAGTGGAACGACAAGCTATATTGGTTATGGAGGGATATATCCACAAGCCACACCTTTGCAACAAGTTGCCTTAGCCCTTAGACAGTCAACTTCCCCAGTCACTGCTGCTGTTTCTCCCATGACAACAGCAGTAAGCGTTAAGCCACTGACGGAGGAATCACCTTCTGTGAATAATAAATGGACCAAAAAGCGGAAGTTTCGGGAGTTGCCTGCAACTATAAAAGGACCAGTGAAAGCCATTCAG AAGAATTTACAGGGATCAGAATTTCCAATGCCACGTGAACTAACATCACATGTAGGTGCAAGAGACGTTTCAACTGTTATAGCTCCCAAGAAGTCTGTCTTGCAGTCATTTGGTGGAATGCCCCCACCCCCTCCGCGAAAGATCAACTCGTTACCGAAACTGAATGAAAACAGCACCATGCATAAATCAAAACCGGATATTATCCCCG atactttaattaatataatggaATATGGTGACGACGACGACGATGACGACGTTGAGGTGGAGACATTTAAAAAGCAATCAGGGACAGCAGTTTTTCCGAAACCTTTCTGGGCGGTTTGA
- the LOC140973589 gene encoding F-box protein At5g39250: MPFEEILKVVFPLLEGKDLVSCMLVCKQWLETAQDDYFWKCLCARRWPSICKKSSPPTSTYHKLFKTFYKQRPVRALLPPRLSFNDLEFYIDIWSEDRLILSEVVPGPVLQKGMGTLPPGICDMLRFHLKGPEYKMTCSVQPRFNIPFDQTVSVSVLVGQRDPKKVACVINKSIFDYIDRSAHRALAFDYLDFSPAHPFVSGIRAWVSLLFMDHGDEGIVDVFGIELDFCDVADSEDQVLRLLDMLDWK; the protein is encoded by the coding sequence ATGCCATTTGAGGAGATTTTGAAGGTTGTTTTCCCACTTCTAGAAGGCAAAGACCTTGTGTCATGTATGTTAGTCTGTAAGCAGTGGCTGGAGACTGCTCAGGATGATTATTTTTGGAAATGTCTTTGTGCGAGAAGATGGCCATCAATCTGCAAAAAATcctctcctccaacttcaacaTACCACAAGCTATTTAAAACCTTCTACAAGCAGAGACCGGTTAGAGCCCTTCTTCCCCCAAGACTGTCCTTCAATGACTTGGAATTTTACATTGACATATGGAGTGAAGATAGGTTGATTCTTTCAGAAGTGGTGCCGGGCCCTGTTCTACAAAAGGGAATGGGGACTCTACCCCCTGGAATCTGCGACATGCTTAGATTTCACCTGAAGGGTCCAGAGTACAAGATGACATGTTCTGTGCAGCCAAGATTCAACATTCCTTTTGATCAGACTGTTAGTGTTTCTGTACTCGTGGGTCAGAGGGATCCGAAGAAAGTTGCTTGTGTAATCAACAAGTCGATTTTTGATTATATAGATCGCTCAGCACATCGTGCCTTGGCTTTTGATTATCTTGATTTTTCACCAGCACACCCTTTTGTGTCTGGTATAAGGGCCTGGGTCTCCTTGCTTTTCATGGACCATGGTGATGAAGGGATCGTTGATGTTTTCGGGATTGAATTGGATTTCTGCGATGTTGCTGACTCTGAGGATCAAGTATTACGGCTTCTTGATATGCTTGATTGGAAGTGA
- the LOC140973598 gene encoding protein RIK-like isoform X4: MRNLMTADNFPRVLSSESDSSSTKQRKRRKWDQPDERLISDGVLTNVGTLARIVLPTVSPLSGAAMATPFSPSVANPSQVVQVPLQQVAATIVQNLVQSRIQDELISREIIINDADSAIRYKLTKRQTQEEIQKCTSAVVITRGKYRPPNAPPDGERPLYLHISAAAHLETTAERIKAVDLGAAMVEEMLKQGSVNNEVKVDRTLTTCVFLGFEADPSWNIASRICGPNGQYVNHIMNETGATVLLRGHGSGSSKNEPTEVAQQPLHLLLSSNDPKSLEHAKLLAENLLDTISGERGARRASHCNLYDAVPPPSQLEAGLQSIVNSPNPNYVSSSSSTALASVNNVASKCYVSQSIGESNPGVAYPHTLSISGTTSYIGYGGIYPQATPLQQVALALRQSTSPVTAAVSPMTTAVSVKPLTEESPSVNNKWTKKRKFRELPATIKGPVKAIQVFSLIFHKANSSILDLCVGYYLFHWFFDMKMA, encoded by the exons ATGCGGAATCTAATGACAGCGGACAATTTTCCTAGGGTTTTATCCTCTGAATCCGATTCTTCTTCAACCAAGCAAAG aaaaagaagaaagtggGATCAGCCAGATGAGAGGTTGATTTCTGATGGAGTATTGACAAATGTTGGAACTTTGGCCAGGATAGTTTTGCCCACTGTCTCTCCCTTATCTGGTGCTGCGATGGCTACCCCATTTTCCCCATCTGTTGCCAACCCATCGCAAGTAGTTCAGGTGCCTTTGCAGCAAGTTGCTGCGACCATTGTCCAAAATCTTGTTCAA TCTAGAATCCAAGATGAATTAATATCAAGAGAAATTATCATAAATGATGCTGATTCTGCCATACGTTATAAGCTTACAAAGCGTCAAACACAAGAAGAG ATTCAGAAGTGCACAAGTGCGGTGGTGATTACCCG GGGCAAATATCGGCCCCCTAATGCACCCCCTGATGGTGAAAGACCTCTATATCTTCATATATCTGCAGCGGCACAT TTGGAAACGACTGCAGAACGAATCAAAGCAGTTGATCTTGGAGCTGCTATGGTAGAAGAAATGCTGAAGCAGGGATCAGTGAACAATGAAGTCAAG GTTGACCGCACATTAACTACCTGTGTCTTTTTGGGCTTTGAGGCAGACCCATCATGGAACATCGCGTCTCGCATCTGTGGCCCAAAT GGCCAGTATGTAAACCACATTATGAATGAAACAGGAGCAACAGTCTTACTAAGAGGACATGGTTCTGGAAGTTCTAAAAATGAGCCAACTGAAG TTGCCCAGCAACCATTGCATTTGTTATTGTCGAGCAATGATCCAAAAAGTCTTGAACATGCAAAGCTTTTGGCAGAAAATCTTTTGGACACAATTAGTGGTGAACGTGGTGCCCGTAG GGCTTCACATTGTAATTTATATGATGCAGTTCCACCTCCATCTCAATTGGAGGCTGGACTGCAGAGCATCGTGAATTCGCCAAATCCCAATTATGTATCCTCCTCCAGTTCAACTGCTCTTGCTAGTGTCAATAATGTTGCCTCCAAGTGTTACGTATCTCAGTCTATCGGGGAGTCAAATCCTGGCGTTGCTTATCCTCATACTTTATCAATCAGTGGAACGACAAGCTATATTGGTTATGGAGGGATATATCCACAAGCCACACCTTTGCAACAAGTTGCCTTAGCCCTTAGACAGTCAACTTCCCCAGTCACTGCTGCTGTTTCTCCCATGACAACAGCAGTAAGCGTTAAGCCACTGACGGAGGAATCACCTTCTGTGAATAATAAATGGACCAAAAAGCGGAAGTTTCGGGAGTTGCCTGCAACTATAAAAGGACCAGTGAAAGCCATTCAG GTATTTTCTCTCATCTTCCACAAAGCTAACAGCTCGATACTGGATCTCTGTGTGGGATATTATTTGTTTCACTGGTTTTTTGACATGAAAATGGCCTGA
- the LOC140973598 gene encoding protein RIK-like isoform X5: protein MRNLMTADNFPRVLSSESDSSSTKQRKRRKWDQPDERLISDGVLTNVGTLARIVLPTVSPLSGAAMATPFSPSVANPSQVVQVPLQQVAATIVQNLVQSRIQDELISREIIINDADSAIRYKLTKRQTQEEIQKCTSAVVITRGKYRPPNAPPDGERPLYLHISAAAHLETTAERIKAVDLGAAMVEEMLKQGSVNNEVKVDRTLTTCVFLGFEADPSWNIASRICGPNGQYVNHIMNETGATVLLRGHGSGSSKNEPTEVAQQPLHLLLSSNDPKSLEHAKLLAENLLDTISGERGARRASHCNLYDAVPPPSQLEAGLQSIVNSPNPNYVSSSSSTALASVNNVASKCYVSQSIGESNPGVAYPHTLSISGTTSYIGYGGIYPQATPLQQVALALRQSTSPVTAAVSPMTTAVSVKPLTEESPSVNNKWTKKRKFRELPATIKGPVFSLIFHKANSSILDLCVGYYLFHWFFDMKMA, encoded by the exons ATGCGGAATCTAATGACAGCGGACAATTTTCCTAGGGTTTTATCCTCTGAATCCGATTCTTCTTCAACCAAGCAAAG aaaaagaagaaagtggGATCAGCCAGATGAGAGGTTGATTTCTGATGGAGTATTGACAAATGTTGGAACTTTGGCCAGGATAGTTTTGCCCACTGTCTCTCCCTTATCTGGTGCTGCGATGGCTACCCCATTTTCCCCATCTGTTGCCAACCCATCGCAAGTAGTTCAGGTGCCTTTGCAGCAAGTTGCTGCGACCATTGTCCAAAATCTTGTTCAA TCTAGAATCCAAGATGAATTAATATCAAGAGAAATTATCATAAATGATGCTGATTCTGCCATACGTTATAAGCTTACAAAGCGTCAAACACAAGAAGAG ATTCAGAAGTGCACAAGTGCGGTGGTGATTACCCG GGGCAAATATCGGCCCCCTAATGCACCCCCTGATGGTGAAAGACCTCTATATCTTCATATATCTGCAGCGGCACAT TTGGAAACGACTGCAGAACGAATCAAAGCAGTTGATCTTGGAGCTGCTATGGTAGAAGAAATGCTGAAGCAGGGATCAGTGAACAATGAAGTCAAG GTTGACCGCACATTAACTACCTGTGTCTTTTTGGGCTTTGAGGCAGACCCATCATGGAACATCGCGTCTCGCATCTGTGGCCCAAAT GGCCAGTATGTAAACCACATTATGAATGAAACAGGAGCAACAGTCTTACTAAGAGGACATGGTTCTGGAAGTTCTAAAAATGAGCCAACTGAAG TTGCCCAGCAACCATTGCATTTGTTATTGTCGAGCAATGATCCAAAAAGTCTTGAACATGCAAAGCTTTTGGCAGAAAATCTTTTGGACACAATTAGTGGTGAACGTGGTGCCCGTAG GGCTTCACATTGTAATTTATATGATGCAGTTCCACCTCCATCTCAATTGGAGGCTGGACTGCAGAGCATCGTGAATTCGCCAAATCCCAATTATGTATCCTCCTCCAGTTCAACTGCTCTTGCTAGTGTCAATAATGTTGCCTCCAAGTGTTACGTATCTCAGTCTATCGGGGAGTCAAATCCTGGCGTTGCTTATCCTCATACTTTATCAATCAGTGGAACGACAAGCTATATTGGTTATGGAGGGATATATCCACAAGCCACACCTTTGCAACAAGTTGCCTTAGCCCTTAGACAGTCAACTTCCCCAGTCACTGCTGCTGTTTCTCCCATGACAACAGCAGTAAGCGTTAAGCCACTGACGGAGGAATCACCTTCTGTGAATAATAAATGGACCAAAAAGCGGAAGTTTCGGGAGTTGCCTGCAACTATAAAAGGACCA GTATTTTCTCTCATCTTCCACAAAGCTAACAGCTCGATACTGGATCTCTGTGTGGGATATTATTTGTTTCACTGGTTTTTTGACATGAAAATGGCCTGA
- the LOC140973598 gene encoding protein RIK-like isoform X2: MRNLMTADNFPRVLSSESDSSSTKQRKRRKWDQPDERLISDGVLTNVGTLARIVLPTVSPLSGAAMATPFSPSVANPSQVVQVPLQQVAATIVQNLVQSRIQDELISREIIINDADSAIRYKLTKRQTQEEIQKCTSAVVITRGKYRPPNAPPDGERPLYLHISAAAHLETTAERIKAVDLGAAMVEEMLKQGSVNNEVKVDRTLTTCVFLGFEADPSWNIASRICGPNGQYVNHIMNETGATVLLRGHGSGSSKNEPTEVAQQPLHLLLSSNDPKSLEHAKLLAENLLDTISGERGARRASHCNLYDAVPPPSQLEAGLQSIVNSPNPNYVSSSSSTALASVNNVASKCYVSQSIGESNPGVAYPHTLSISGTTSYIGYGGIYPQATPLQQVALALRQSTSPVTAAVSPMTTAVSVKPLTEESPSVNNKWTKKRKFRELPATIKGPKNLQGSEFPMPRELTSHVGARDVSTVIAPKKSVLQSFGGMPPPPPRKINSLPKLNENSTMHKSKPDIIPDTLINIMEYGDDDDDDDVEVETFKKQSGTAVFPKPFWAV, from the exons ATGCGGAATCTAATGACAGCGGACAATTTTCCTAGGGTTTTATCCTCTGAATCCGATTCTTCTTCAACCAAGCAAAG aaaaagaagaaagtggGATCAGCCAGATGAGAGGTTGATTTCTGATGGAGTATTGACAAATGTTGGAACTTTGGCCAGGATAGTTTTGCCCACTGTCTCTCCCTTATCTGGTGCTGCGATGGCTACCCCATTTTCCCCATCTGTTGCCAACCCATCGCAAGTAGTTCAGGTGCCTTTGCAGCAAGTTGCTGCGACCATTGTCCAAAATCTTGTTCAA TCTAGAATCCAAGATGAATTAATATCAAGAGAAATTATCATAAATGATGCTGATTCTGCCATACGTTATAAGCTTACAAAGCGTCAAACACAAGAAGAG ATTCAGAAGTGCACAAGTGCGGTGGTGATTACCCG GGGCAAATATCGGCCCCCTAATGCACCCCCTGATGGTGAAAGACCTCTATATCTTCATATATCTGCAGCGGCACAT TTGGAAACGACTGCAGAACGAATCAAAGCAGTTGATCTTGGAGCTGCTATGGTAGAAGAAATGCTGAAGCAGGGATCAGTGAACAATGAAGTCAAG GTTGACCGCACATTAACTACCTGTGTCTTTTTGGGCTTTGAGGCAGACCCATCATGGAACATCGCGTCTCGCATCTGTGGCCCAAAT GGCCAGTATGTAAACCACATTATGAATGAAACAGGAGCAACAGTCTTACTAAGAGGACATGGTTCTGGAAGTTCTAAAAATGAGCCAACTGAAG TTGCCCAGCAACCATTGCATTTGTTATTGTCGAGCAATGATCCAAAAAGTCTTGAACATGCAAAGCTTTTGGCAGAAAATCTTTTGGACACAATTAGTGGTGAACGTGGTGCCCGTAG GGCTTCACATTGTAATTTATATGATGCAGTTCCACCTCCATCTCAATTGGAGGCTGGACTGCAGAGCATCGTGAATTCGCCAAATCCCAATTATGTATCCTCCTCCAGTTCAACTGCTCTTGCTAGTGTCAATAATGTTGCCTCCAAGTGTTACGTATCTCAGTCTATCGGGGAGTCAAATCCTGGCGTTGCTTATCCTCATACTTTATCAATCAGTGGAACGACAAGCTATATTGGTTATGGAGGGATATATCCACAAGCCACACCTTTGCAACAAGTTGCCTTAGCCCTTAGACAGTCAACTTCCCCAGTCACTGCTGCTGTTTCTCCCATGACAACAGCAGTAAGCGTTAAGCCACTGACGGAGGAATCACCTTCTGTGAATAATAAATGGACCAAAAAGCGGAAGTTTCGGGAGTTGCCTGCAACTATAAAAGGACCA AAGAATTTACAGGGATCAGAATTTCCAATGCCACGTGAACTAACATCACATGTAGGTGCAAGAGACGTTTCAACTGTTATAGCTCCCAAGAAGTCTGTCTTGCAGTCATTTGGTGGAATGCCCCCACCCCCTCCGCGAAAGATCAACTCGTTACCGAAACTGAATGAAAACAGCACCATGCATAAATCAAAACCGGATATTATCCCCG atactttaattaatataatggaATATGGTGACGACGACGACGATGACGACGTTGAGGTGGAGACATTTAAAAAGCAATCAGGGACAGCAGTTTTTCCGAAACCTTTCTGGGCGGTTTGA